The Pongo pygmaeus isolate AG05252 chromosome 18, NHGRI_mPonPyg2-v2.0_pri, whole genome shotgun sequence DNA window caagaccagcctgggcaatatagggagactaccccatctctacaaaaaagaaaaaaaagaagaaaactagccAGGAAAGCAGGGCCAATGCCCATCCCACACGGTTAGGTTgagggttggggatggggagaggacACTAGTCAGAGTTActtgtattgttattattacttttctaTTATTGAGAGAGAGTCccctgctgtcacccaggctggagtgcagtggtgtgatctcaactcactgcaaactccgcttcccagtttcaagtgattttcctgcctcagcctcccgaatagctgggattacaggtgcctgccacaatgcctggctaatttttatatttttagtatagatggaatttcgccatgttggccaggctggtctctgatcTTAAGTGTttcacccgtctcagcctcccaaagtgctgggattacaggcgtgagccactatacctggccacttgtattatttttttactaCTACAACTAACTGACATTGTCATAGGTCTTTACAGTTTGAAAATTGCTCTCCTATGTGTGATTTGCTTAATCACAATTAATTACTGTTGAGCAAGGAACATAGTTGGGGGTTTGACAAATGAAAAGATAcgttgagaaaaaaagagaggggctggggaaggagctGAAAATATTAGGGACAGTGGATTAAATCATACATTCTCAAGGGAAGTGACCATGGAGTGGTAAAAGTTGGTTCTTGGGCAGGGGGCAAGAACCCTTAGATATTACAATGGTTTGTAGTCCTTCAAAGGGCCACGATACGTAAACAAATTGAcagtatatttgttttgttttgttttgtattgagacagggtctcactctgttgcccaggctggaatgcagtgacacaatcacggatcactgcagcctcgacctcccaggctcaagagatcctcccacctcggtctcctgagtagctgggactacagtgtgcACTaacactcctagctaatttttgtattttttttgtagagacagggtctcaccatgttgcccaggctggtcttgaactcctgagctcaagtgacccacctgcctcagccttccaaagtgctgggattataggcgtgagccaaagCTGGGCCCAACAGTATATTTGtgatattaaaattttgtatggGGGATGGTGGCGATTAGGAAAACAATGTCTACAAGGCTCGTTGGAGTAGTGGTTGGGGAtgataatgaggaaaaaaaataaaaaaaggttgagaaacactggtcTCAATCCTGCGGTGCCTACAGAGCTTTTTGGCGTTTGTGAATGGTGTCTCTGTTTCCAGTCACGCATGTTTGTCCAGCACATTTGCTTCAGGCTTCATTCATCCTGCCCATTTTACCCGAGGCCCTAAATGATCATGTTTTGCCTCTTTAAACCCTTTCCTCTTCTGGCTACAGGTGTCTGAATTAGGGTAGACATGAGCCATGACTAGTTAAGGCACAGCGAGTGACTGGTCCCAGGAAGGCTGGCTGCACCTGACTTCCTCTCCTCAGTCTTTTCTTAGTTCACCTTGTGTGATGCAGCTCTGTAGTTTTGTAACAGCTACTCTACCACTCTCCTTTTGAGATGGTTACTAATGGAGTGGGTATCAAAAAGCCCTGGTTATATCTCCCCAGTCAGGACATTTGGGCTGGTGGCACATCCGTTTGAATGAGGTTGGATGAGATGAAAGGGAAATCCATTTGAGTCATCAGCTCTTTATCCTTATCCCTGGTTGGTGTAGAGTGGGGGTTTTCAACAGCTGCACGATTAACATTTTGgaccaaataatttttgttatagGAAACTGTTCTGTGCTTTGTAGGATGTTTATTTAACAGCATCCCAGGCCCCTACATGGTAGATGCCCAGTAACACTGAATCCCCCGCTctccagttgtgacaatcaaaaatgtctacagataaatagataaaattattatcaattaaaaataaaatatagttggacgtggtggctcacacctataatcccagcactttgggaggctgaggagggtggatcgcttgaggacaggaggtcaagaccagcctggccaatatggtgagaccccatctctactaaaaatacaaaaactagccaggcatggtggtgcgcacctgtagtcccagcaactcaggaggctgaggcaggggaattgcttgaacctgagaggcggaggttgcagtgaggcgagatcacattacttcactccagcctgggtgacagagtgagactccatctcaaaaataaataatttttgagtgacttttattataataataataataataataataataaaagtctctagacattgtcaaatgttccCTGTGGGACAAAATTGcctccagttgagaaccactgatgtagAGAACCTAGAAGATCAGGAAGTATAAATCTCACCATTTCAGCATGATCAGAAATGCCATAGAGGGGTTCAGATCAGAAATGGGAGAAAAGCATTGTAATCATGATATTCACAGCTAATGCTGAGTGAGTGCTCGCTAAGGACGTTCCACACACTGACTCATTAGCCCTTCCAGTAACTCCAAGGAGTCGTCCTGCTGTTATTCCACCCACTCTATACTTGAGGGATTTAAGACATGGGGATGTTGAggaacttgcctgaggtcacgtAGCTGGTAATAGTGGAGTCACCCAGGCAGCACGGTTCCAGTGCCCAAGCGCTCGGGAGTGCATAACCTCTCTGTCTTACTGTCACGGTTCTACTTCCTTATCCTCCAGGGGGCGCACGCAGCACAGTACCAAGCACACAATGGGTTCTCATTAGACTCAATGATTCTGTCCATACTGACATTGGCATCTACTGGGGCACTCTGCCCCCAGATCTCTGCATGGCAACCTCCTTTACTTGGAGGGGGTCTCTGCTGCAATCTCACATTCTCTGCAAAGAGGTCTCCTATTGCCTCTGTAGAATAGCACCCTCCTTCACTGCCAGGCCCCTTccccttatttttctttatagtactTAGCATCTGACATATATTTTTTGTTCTCTTGCCTCCAACAGACTAAATGTCTGTTGTATGAAAGGAGAGGCTTTGCCTGTTGTGTTTGCTGCTGTATCCACAGCACCTAGAACATTCCTAGGCATATAGTAGATGCCCATTAAGTGTGTGGAAAAAGTGAATACATCCCTTAGCCAAGTGCTATATTCAAATTTCCTTACTCTGGTTATTGGTTACTACTTTTCCTCATCACTgcattgaaaaaaacaaaacaaaacaaaaaacacaaaaaaaaccctttctCTGAATGACCAGGGACCTTTATCCAGAAGTGAGGCATAACCCTTGACACAAGGGGCAATGGGTTGGGGATCCTCAACTAATACCTGTCAGAGGTTTATTGTTAACTGAACTAGGTTACTTACAgagttcatttttaattttgttttgtcagTCTGTGAAAGTAATTCAACAGAGTCATGATAATGTACATAGTTAATGAAGTTAATTTATATTTAGCTTGGGTATAAATCACATAGtaaattataaatgatattttgaGAAACATATTACAGACAATTCAATGGCAGATTTTTGCATAAAAATTAACAAGTTGATTCTATCTTTCTCCATAACCACTATTCATAAGTTGAAAAAATGTAgttttaatgaaaatgtattaaaaacttaGCAACTGCTCTCATTCTATAGAAAATGAAGccacggctgggtgcagtggctcatgcctgtaatcccagcattttgggaggacaaggcaggcagatcacctgaggtcaggagttcaagaccagcctgaccaacatggcgaaagcccgtctgtactaaaacatacaaaaattagccgggtgtggtggcggacgcatgcaatctcagctactcaagaggctgaggcagggagaattgcttgaacccaggaggcagaggttgcagtgagcagagatcacaccacaggactctagcctgggtgacagagtgagaactcatctcaaaaaacaaacaaacagacaaaaaaacagaaagaaaatggagcCACATAGTAACTACAGATAGAAACATAGTTAAGTTACTCTTGGCACCCCTTTGCCTCAAACATATTCCCTTCTCACCATCCAGataattatttataaagtttGAGACCTCCACCCCCCGACTCCCAATTGCAAACATAGGACTTGGAACAGTTGCCTAGTTTGGCATTTTGTAAAGAAATCTATTGCTGTATTGCAATTAGGCAAttcaggctgttttggttacattAGACTTGAGTGAAGCTCATTCCCTAATCCCTAAAAATTAGCTTTGAGAGATGTGATAAATTCACCCCTAATCTAGGTTTAAACTCATGCACAGACCCTATGCAGCTAgacaggctgaggtggaaagaaaCACCTTTCTGTTGCTGGGGGTTGGGGATGGAACAGATGCCTCTGAATTAGGAAGGATGTCTTGCAGAACACCATCCTCTATGCTTGTCACCAGTTCTCATGTCCCCAGACGCCTCATATCTCAATTGAGTGTTGCCATTCTCACCACTGAATCCCAGCTCCAGCCTCCTGAACACTTCAACAAGAGACTGTGCcattgttcactgcagccttgttcAACACTGGGTCAGGCTTTTAAGATTAtatagcatgattttttttttttttaagacagagtctcactctgtcacccaggctgcagtgcagaggcactgtctcggctcactgcaacctccgcctcccgggttgaagcaattctcctgcctctgccttccgagtagctgggattacaggtgtgcaccaccacacccggctaatttttgtatttttagtcgagagaTGGTTTgtccttgttggccaggctggtctcaaattcctgacttcaagtggtctgcccaccttggcctcccaaagtgctgggattgcaggcatgagccaccacacccagcctatatagCATGATTTTATATTATGCACTCTATGCTATATAAAAATGCCATgatattatatattctttaaactttttgGCCTAGGAGGATGGGGCTGAATTAGGGATTAGAtgatacacatataaaaatgaatttagacCAGAATTGTCCAATCAAACTTTTGCAATGGTGGACATTATATCTatgctgtccaatacagtagccactagcctcATGCAGCTATTGGgtccttgaaatgtggctagtgtgactgaggagctaaaaatttattaaattttaattaacttaaatctAAACAACTACTGGTGGCTAGTGGCTACTCTATCGGAGAGCACAGATATTTTCTTCAAGGGTGTGGCTCTTAGATTCTGGACCTCATTGGATATCTCAGACTTGGAATGCAGGAAATTTAAAGCTGTTCTAAAGTGGATCTTGAATAAGACTCTGAGACTTCTGTGTGGCTAGTCTCTTTTATTGTATCAGGATGGGGTGATCTTTTTGGAGAAGGACAAGCAGGCATCACATAGGGATGGCTCATAAAGAGGTTGCTAACTTTAAAACAATTCAGACAGACACTGGACTTTCAGAAGGGAAATCAGCGGTGGTTGAGTCTACCACTGTCTGTTCCCTCACTGGCCCTCTTCACTCTGTTCACACCGTCATCTGCTGTTCTGGTCTTATTTTCAATGATGGGAAATTTTAATCTGACATTGTTTAGGAGGTAAACATTTGCCTTGTAGAGGCAAGCATTTGCCTGGGAGATCCTAGGCTCTTAGGAGTTTTTAAAGACTTGGACATCAGAATAAATTAGCTTCTTTAAAGCCAAATATACATTAACTTCAACAGACCCAGCTAGGGAAAGTAGCCACTCAAGTATCTCAGGCAGTGGAGAAACTCAATCACTACTCGGCCGAATGGAGTGCGAGAGTTCTGACCTGACATCCTGGAAGCTTTATGAAGCTcgtcaaaaggtggaaacaaaaagaaagagaaaatgacacAATCTCTCAGACTTGGacaaagtgaaatatttaaaaagtcaggacTCAGAAGTCCACGGAATTCCAGACATATAGGGAgcttctttctattctttccaACCCAAAGACAGCACCAGTGGCAAGAGGAAGTGGCATGCATACTCTGCATTTGTGGAAGAGTCACCTTTCTTGGAGCAAGAAGGCAAACAGTGTTGCTGCCTGGCGCAAGGTGCGCTAGTGCCAGGCTAGCCATGGAAGAGTCACCAGAACTCCAGCCCCCATACTGGTGGATTCTGATTCTAGCAGATTTGAGGTAGTGCCTGGCAATCCGCATTTTTTAACAGGTGAAATTCTATTGTAAAACTACATCTGAGGGCTCCTGCCAAGATTGGGAGTAACAACTTTTCTTATTAGGAGAAGTGGCCAGGAGGAGCTAAATAGCACCAGTCATACTAGAACTGAGGTCCTCTGGCTGAGGGATCAGAGTAAAAGAACTCTCTGCCCAGACCCTAGGGGGACACATATGGCATTATCACAACTTATACCTCACACAACAAAGAAAGGGCTTAGCTGCTGATTGTCTATTTTCCACCAATTCTTAAGAGGGTATAGACTTAGTTCATCATCTGAAACCAAACATTATCTTAGCAATTTTCTGTATAAATCGGTGATAGATAATAGCAAAGGTGTTTTAAAAAACCAATAAAGATGATTACATCTATTCTTAGCTTAGGATCGCATAAGAATGAACATTTACTGCTAATAATTAAGAAGCATAAAAAGGGACATTCTAAACAGAATCttattttggaattttagtaTTAACAGATGGCAGCTTCACAGGTCAAAATCTTCTATGTGATAGGAAAATGCAGAGGGGAAGTGATATTCAAATGCAGCCCAGGCATCCTGTGAACTTAAGAGCTTGCTCTTTTGTGCAGAgattttgtttcatatttctgATTACCAATAGCTGTGATGGTCAAGCTCACAAGTAGGCATCCAACCTTGTTCCCACTTCCTTCCTTGAATCCACTGGGAACTCCGAGCGCTCAGAATTTGCATCTCTGTGGAAAATGCTGGTGAGCTCTTTGGTGAAAGATCCATTCCCCATTGGGCAAGATGTGGACAGGGAGGTTTATGGATCAATTCCACTGATACTGTGTCGTGCTTAATAGGCCTCCAGGCCACAAAGTCTCTGAAGTCTGCCAGACAGGAAGatcaagaaaagaagagcaaTACCCTGTTTCACTGGTGGGATGTGCTGCTCACATAAGGTTCCCGAGTCTGTTTTCTAGACACAAGCATGGACACAAAAGTCCTTCTGCTTGAGCACGTGTGGATACAACTCACACTCAGTGTGATACCCACAGACATGTAGTTAAGGCTCAGAGATGTAGGCAAGGctcagaagcattcagagaaaagtGACTGAGGCTGACACCAGGTGGCGGCAAAGCCTTCTCAACTCTCTTAGTGGCTTTGCTTAGGGACAGTCCAGGTAGACAGAAGATCCAGCAACAGGTTTCTCTGTTCTTGTTCAGATCTGACTTGGCGGTAGCCCAGCAAATTCATGGCATCGCCACAGGCTTTCTGAAGTCGAGAAACCTTTTCATAGGGCAAAGACCAGCGCCAAGCCTGGGAGACATTAAGGGCATCCCTGGCATTTGTGTGGAAGGCGTGGTCACCCATGCCCTTGCCTCGGGTGATGTTATGCACCCAGGTCTGAAGATGGGGCAAGAATTCCAATCCCACGAATTCATACATTCGGGAAGTCTGGGCCACAGGGGCTCGAGCCAGGTCCTCATAGCGCATGAGCAGGTAGCGTTCCTGCAGGGCCTTGGGCAAGGACTGGATGGTCTTGTAGATCTCCAGCTGGCTTTGGCAGATTACCTGCATCACATAGTAGGGTTGGTCCTCCTTCTTGAGTTTTTGCTCATGCTGCCCCATCACAATGCGACTGTCAATCATGAGATCTCCCTTTGTGTGTTCTCGGGAACGGAACACGGCCCGGGGGTCCCGGACCAGGTGCACGATATGCAGGTTGAGGGAGGGGTCTTTCAACAGCGGGTAGAGGGACTGCAGGTTGAAGAAGCGCACCTCCTTGAGCACCACGTGGCTGTAGGAGCGGCAGGCCTTCTCCACCACCTCGAAGGGCTGTTGACTGCAcaggagcctgcagtgagcccggGGGATGATTTCATCGCGTGGGATGATGTCACAGGCAGGTGCAGAACACAGGGCCCGGCTGCCATCCCACTGGAAGAGGCTGGACTGTCTCCGGGGACCAGGTTCCATGTAGGCATCAAAGACGCTCATGTCGCACAAGAAGACAGCGCGTATCAGATCCCGCACGGCCATGTGCAGCGTCCAGGCAGTGCTCTGCTTGAAGGTCATCCACACGTGCCAGGCAGGCTCCATCAGGTAGAAAACATCTGGGTGCTGCCCAAAAAGCTGCCCCACAAAAGAAGAGCCAGAGCGCCAGGAAGACAGAACCAGCACGTGCATGCCCTTGGGCTGCGCCTTCATAGACAGGGAGCTGATGTTGTGGCTGTACATGTGGAAGAACAGAGCCAAGATGGCCATCTGGAAAACCAGAAACAGCAGGAGCTTCATTTTTTTAGGCAGTAGCATTGTGCTGAAGTGGAAGACCTTTAAGGAACAAACAGAAAGGGTGGAGTTGGGCTGCTGTTTTATTGTTTGCCTTCTATTCCCCTTCTGGCCAAAGCCACCTGCTCTCTGACCCCCAACCAAAGAGCAACATGGAAAGCCAGAGGATTCCTGCCAACAGTGGCGCCAATCCTTCTCCAAATCATTTCCTGTCCCTTACACTTAGTGTGTTGATATGTTCTCCTTCAGGGTCTTTAATTCCTCCTTCCTGGTCTTTCTAAACCAAGCCACCTTGCCCATTGGTTTACCAAAAATATCTGAACTCAACCATATTTAATCAACATAAGGAAATGTGTCCATCATGGTGCCCTGACGACAAGGATGTCTTCAGACAGGCCACACAGGGGAGGCTTCACCTCAGTCTGACTCAAGTCTTGGATGAATGCCTTGTGATTCctgcagagacagagggagataaGCTACCTAGTGAAGAACTGCCTCCAGGCCACTGCTTAGCCATCCCTCCATCATAAGGGAGACTGCAACCAAGACTGTGTCTCATCTCCCTCCCTCACTGCAATTAAGCACAGgactttccactccagtccctcAAAGGATAGGGCTGCAGGCTGTACAACTGCTTGGCTTTAGTTGGAATTGTCTCCTCAAAGTTAGAGCCAGGTGCTCATGGTGCCTGTCATCTATTTATCTGCTAGCTGGTGTTTTGCCATCAGTGTAGAGTGAAAAGTCTACGTCCAGCACCTGACCTCATCTGCCCATTTCTCACCTTGCCCTAGATAGCAAATCCTTCTGATTTGGTGTCATCCCATGGGACCAAGGCCATGGGGAGTTGATCCAATGTTGACCTTGTATCTGTGTAGGTAATAAACTATCTGAATCTATTTGAGCTGAATTAGAGTTATTTGAGCGATTAGTGTCTCCTTACCTGCCAACTCTAAGAAAGCGTGGCAGGGCAACCTAAGTGCTACAGATCTCAGAGCTGTATCACTCTCACTGGGGACACTTGTGACCCATGAGTCCCACACTGCTGCTTGAGGCATGCTTAATTACGTGGGACAACCTACTCAGGGCAGCTCAGTGAAGTTGGGCAAGTGTGTATGACATAACCCTAGGGAGCGCCATCCCATTAAgaatttagatatttattttcaaaatgttttttgtagGTGATAGTAAAGTATCTTGTTCCAACAAAATAAGTatattaaggccaggtgcagtggctcacgcctgtaatcccagcactttgggagactgagctgggcagatcacttgaggtcaggagtttgagacaagcctggccaacatggcaaaaccctgtctctactaaaaatacaaaaattagctgagtgtgttggcacatgcctatagtcccaactacttggtaggctgaggcaggggaatcgtctgaacctgggagacagaggttacagtgagctgagatcacgccactgcactccagcctgggtgaaaggctgagactccatctccaaaaaaacccacaaatataacagaacaaaacaaaaaataagtatattaagATGGTTTTCCAGTTGATAGACAGTAAATAtctagagaaagggtctcactttgtgaTTCGTACTGTCTCATACTGACTGATGGCAACATTTTGCAATCAGGGCTTGCTTCGTGTGAAAGGACCACGGTTCCCAGTGGTATGCTAGAATGTTATTCCAAAGGATATTTTAACCTCCTTCCCACATGACTTTGTCATTCTGGGTGACCTTCTGACATAAATAACTATTGGGAGAGAGAATAGCTATTGCACATTGTAAAATATTCATAGTAGTAGTAAGGTGTTCATTTGTATATCACCATGTACATGAGAAATTCTCCCTTCCAGCTTTAGTAAAAAATAGAGGCTAGATTTCCAGATGGTAACTGGGGCTGGATTTGGGGGTCAGCTATTTTTGTGGTGGCAGGTCTTataccaattattttaaaagtttttatttatttattatttatttatttatttttgcagagacaaggtcttgaaATGTTGCtcatggctgagcacagtggctcatgcctgtagtcccaacacttttggaggccgaggcgggtggatcatatgaggtcaggagtttgagaccagcctggccaacatggtgaaaccctgcctctgctaaaaatacaaaaattagctggacgtgttggctggtgcctgtaatcccagctacttgggaggttgaggtaggagaatcacttgaatccgaaaggcggagattgcagtgagccgagattgtgccattgcactctagcctgggcaacaagagcaaaactccatctcaaaaaaggaaaaaaaaaaaaaagaaagaaagaaatgttgctCAGTcagatcttgaactcttggcctcaaacaatcttcctgcctcagcctcccaaagttctaggattacaggcatgagccaccgtgctcagcggGCCCTAAAAAGTCTTTAATAGGTAATAGTCACATGATTCAAATTGTTTTGAAAAGTATCTACAGACTCAGAATTTAAAACAAGCATTTTCTCAGATGCTGTATGCAGGAGGGAAAGGAGTGCCTGCCAGCCTGCAGCCCCGCCTGACACACCCCAGGCTTTTAACATATGTCACTGGGGAGGGGAAATTTTTATGTTTACTTAAGTGAAGTAAGGAGGTCAGTCAGAATGAAAACTTAGGTTTCCAGTACAAACCTATGGAGTTGTCATGTATTATTCTAGTTTATCATATGGCCTTGTTCTTTAGAATTTGTCACCAGGCTACTATAATAAAACTCAATTTACCAAATTCTTCAAGATTTAACTTGGTAATGAAGCTACAAAATTTATGAATAAGTACAGACTGCCCTCTTTGAACAGACTGTTCAAACTAA harbors:
- the CHST4 gene encoding carbohydrate sulfotransferase 4, with the translated sequence MLLPKKMKLLLFLVFQMAILALFFHMYSHNISSLSMKAQPKGMHVLVLSSWRSGSSFVGQLFGQHPDVFYLMEPAWHVWMTFKQSTAWTLHMAVRDLIRAVFLCDMSVFDAYMEPGPRRQSSLFQWDGSRALCSAPACDIIPRDEIIPRAHCRLLCSQQPFEVVEKACRSYSHVVLKEVRFFNLQSLYPLLKDPSLNLHIVHLVRDPRAVFRSREHTKGDLMIDSRIVMGQHEQKLKKEDQPYYVMQVICQSQLEIYKTIQSLPKALQERYLLMRYEDLARAPVAQTSRMYEFVGLEFLPHLQTWVHNITRGKGMGDHAFHTNARDALNVSQAWRWSLPYEKVSRLQKACGDAMNLLGYRQVRSEQEQRNLLLDLLSTWTVPKQSH